In the Staphylococcus condimenti genome, one interval contains:
- the sdaAB gene encoding L-serine ammonia-lyase, iron-sulfur-dependent subunit beta, whose product MKFKSVFEIIGPTMVGPSSSHTAGAVRIGLVARALFEGLPEQVDIDLYGSFMETYRGHGTDVALVGGLLGYDTDDDRIITSLETAEAEGMIINFIEMSEEKPNPNTAVLHLQTEQKSLSIEGVSIGGGKIEITAINDFPISVSGDYPALLVFHQDTFGTIARVTNILLNESINVGAMQVTRKEKGDSALMMCEFDEKPPITILDEMRQIEGVTDVYLMEDA is encoded by the coding sequence ATGAAATTTAAAAGTGTGTTTGAAATTATTGGTCCCACAATGGTAGGTCCTTCTTCTTCACATACAGCAGGTGCTGTGAGAATCGGCCTTGTAGCAAGGGCTTTGTTTGAAGGACTTCCAGAGCAAGTTGACATTGATTTATATGGTTCTTTTATGGAAACGTATCGCGGACATGGTACTGATGTAGCGTTAGTAGGAGGATTGCTAGGTTATGATACAGATGATGATCGTATTATAACAAGTTTAGAAACTGCTGAAGCTGAAGGAATGATTATAAACTTTATTGAAATGTCTGAGGAAAAACCCAATCCTAATACTGCTGTTTTACATTTACAAACAGAACAAAAATCACTTTCAATCGAAGGTGTATCAATAGGTGGCGGTAAGATTGAGATAACTGCAATTAATGATTTTCCTATAAGTGTAAGTGGGGACTATCCAGCTTTACTTGTTTTCCATCAAGATACTTTCGGAACAATCGCAAGAGTTACAAATATTCTTTTGAATGAAAGTATTAACGTAGGTGCAATGCAAGTGACTCGTAAGGAAAAAGGGGATTCAGCATTGATGATGTGCGAGTTTGATGAAAAACCTCCAATTACAATATTGGATGAGATGCGACAAATTGAAGGCGTAACAGATGTTTACTTGATGGAAGATGCATAA